One genomic window of Candidatus Dormiibacterota bacterium includes the following:
- the mtaB gene encoding tRNA (N(6)-L-threonylcarbamoyladenosine(37)-C(2))-methylthiotransferase MtaB: MPTYRIVTLGCKLNQADSAALEARLRLLGLRRAPAEEGPAAGADVVILNTCTVTAHADREARQIARRLRRANPQALLIATGCYAERDPHGLKTVPGIDHVVPLREQEETVPALVAAALGIDRRHIELDLGPQGTTEGCEPETAAGDRTRALLKVQDGCDLRCSYCIIPSVRGSSRSVPPRIVLERLARLVDAGFREIVLTGVNTGDYGKDLDPALDLEGLLERAIEVKGLGRLRLNSLEPRTVTPGLVELLAGCGGRVVPHLQVPLQSGCDSVLRRMRRPYRAADYARVVLDLRHRVEGIALGADVIVGFPGETDAEFETTLRFIEASPLNYLHVFSYSPRPGTAAAARADPLRPEVIKDRSARLRGLGRDLSLRFRRSFLGRMRSSLTFRGVRPDGRLRALTDNFIDLGSDYEGSDPTALMNRLLPVRITDATDQDTLGTIASPPALRRIDQMLAQFVDQRPLVAGAQRREIDQLGAGRITQEGAGAPGGAPARGERDTQHHAAAEE, translated from the coding sequence GTGCCGACCTACCGCATCGTCACACTGGGTTGCAAGCTGAACCAGGCCGATTCGGCGGCCCTCGAGGCGCGCCTGCGCCTCCTGGGGCTGCGGCGTGCCCCCGCGGAGGAGGGTCCTGCCGCGGGAGCCGACGTCGTGATCCTCAACACCTGCACGGTCACGGCCCATGCCGACCGCGAGGCGCGCCAGATCGCGCGCCGGCTGCGCCGCGCCAACCCGCAAGCGCTCCTCATCGCCACCGGGTGCTACGCCGAGAGGGATCCGCATGGTCTGAAGACCGTCCCCGGCATCGATCACGTCGTTCCCCTGAGGGAGCAGGAGGAAACAGTGCCGGCCCTGGTCGCCGCCGCACTCGGGATCGACCGCCGGCACATCGAGCTCGACCTCGGCCCGCAGGGGACGACGGAAGGGTGCGAGCCGGAGACGGCCGCTGGCGATCGCACGCGCGCCCTCCTCAAGGTGCAGGACGGCTGCGACCTGCGCTGCTCCTACTGCATCATCCCGTCGGTGAGGGGGTCGAGTCGCAGCGTGCCGCCCCGCATCGTGCTCGAGAGACTGGCGCGGCTCGTCGACGCCGGCTTCCGTGAGATCGTGCTCACCGGGGTGAACACCGGCGACTACGGCAAGGACCTGGACCCGGCGCTCGACCTGGAAGGGCTTCTCGAGCGGGCGATCGAGGTGAAGGGGCTCGGACGCCTCCGCCTCAACTCGCTCGAGCCGCGGACGGTCACACCCGGCCTCGTCGAGCTCCTCGCCGGCTGCGGCGGTCGCGTCGTGCCCCACCTGCAGGTGCCCCTGCAGAGCGGCTGCGACAGTGTGCTGAGGCGCATGCGCCGTCCCTACCGCGCGGCCGATTACGCGCGCGTCGTCCTGGACCTCCGCCACCGGGTGGAGGGGATCGCCCTGGGCGCCGATGTGATCGTCGGCTTTCCCGGCGAGACCGACGCCGAATTCGAGACGACCCTTCGGTTCATCGAGGCCTCGCCTCTCAATTACCTGCACGTCTTCTCGTATTCCCCCCGACCGGGCACGGCGGCCGCCGCCCGGGCCGACCCTCTCCGTCCGGAGGTGATCAAGGACCGCAGCGCGCGGCTGCGTGGGCTCGGTCGCGACCTTTCGCTCCGCTTCCGCCGATCCTTCCTGGGCCGGATGAGGTCGTCGCTGACGTTTCGCGGGGTCCGGCCGGACGGGCGCCTGCGGGCGCTGACGGACAACTTCATCGATCTGGGATCCGATTACGAGGGGAGCGACCCCACAGCACTGATGAACCGCCTGCTTCCCGTCCGCATCACCGACGCGACGGACCAGGACACGCTCGGCACGATCGCGTCACCGCCGGCGCTTCGCCGTATCGATCAGATGCTGGCGCAGTTCGTCGACCAACGTCCCCTCGTTGCGGGCGCGCAGCGTCGAGAGATAGACCAGCTCGGGGCTGGCCGGATCACCCAGGAGGGCGCAGGCGCGCCGGGAGGCGCGCCGGCTCGCGGAGAGCGCGATACGCAGCATCACGCGGCTGCCGAGGAGTGA
- the purE gene encoding 5-(carboxyamino)imidazole ribonucleotide mutase — MAKQRRSKAAVPPARSRLKVWIAMGSDSDLPVMEETLKVLREFGIPYDVDITSAHRTPDETAELARTAIGRGIGAIILGAGHAAHLAGVVAAHTTLPVIGVPLPSSSLQGLDSLLSTVQMPAGVPVATMAIGKSGASNAGIFAAQILANSDPELRRLLQGFKERLAAKVREKNRDLKSRSPQTS; from the coding sequence TTGGCCAAGCAACGCCGAAGCAAGGCTGCCGTACCGCCCGCCCGCTCGCGTCTCAAGGTGTGGATCGCCATGGGAAGCGACAGCGATCTGCCGGTCATGGAGGAGACCTTGAAGGTCCTGAGGGAGTTCGGCATTCCGTACGACGTGGACATCACCTCCGCGCACCGGACCCCCGACGAGACGGCGGAGCTGGCGCGCACGGCGATCGGCCGTGGCATCGGCGCGATCATCCTCGGCGCCGGCCACGCGGCGCACCTCGCGGGCGTGGTGGCCGCGCACACCACCCTGCCGGTCATCGGCGTGCCGCTCCCTTCCTCGTCTCTGCAGGGTCTCGACTCGCTCCTGTCGACGGTGCAGATGCCCGCCGGCGTGCCCGTCGCGACCATGGCCATCGGCAAGTCCGGCGCTTCGAACGCCGGCATCTTCGCCGCCCAGATCCTGGCGAACTCGGACCCGGAGCTGCGGCGGCTCCTGCAGGGCTTCAAGGAGCGGCTCGCGGCGAAGGTCCGCGAGAAGAACCGCGACTTGAAGTCCCGGTCGCCGCAGACCTCCTGA
- a CDS encoding M48 family metallopeptidase, with protein MTVGRTGGLVLLLLLIPAPGPLPAQDGQERTGAAVEAGGSPALIDHPLGEVPPDEPKMESYSHGNYALVLAESLWNTGFLALIVFSGFGSTLLQWAGRWSRSPNIKAGIYAVLFGLVMFMGGFPLNAYASYVREKKYGFANQTLPAWLLDRGKGLLVAVVLQAIFLTILYAAIRRLGRRWWVAGSILTVLFAVLMIAIAPVFIAPLFNRFEPLQDESLRADILEMARREGIPAHEVYQVDASRQSGHTNAYVAGILGTQRIVLYDTLLTRFAPREIKAVMGHEMGHYVLNHVWKTVAFLVPWIVAGFFLVDRVSRRVIERRPALGIPDLSEPSSLPLLCLVLSMLLFFAGPAIATFSRAQERQADLFGLEVTRDPAAAASVFLKFGRLDLDEYHVHPVVETLLYSHPSLAHRIRDAQDYARRNGIPDR; from the coding sequence ATGACGGTGGGACGGACCGGGGGTCTCGTGCTCCTCCTGCTCCTGATCCCGGCCCCCGGGCCCCTGCCGGCGCAGGACGGCCAGGAAAGGACGGGCGCAGCGGTCGAAGCGGGCGGATCGCCGGCCCTGATCGACCACCCGCTCGGCGAGGTCCCCCCCGACGAACCGAAGATGGAGTCGTACTCGCACGGAAACTACGCGCTGGTCCTGGCCGAGTCCCTCTGGAACACAGGTTTCCTGGCGCTCATCGTGTTCTCCGGCTTCGGGAGCACGCTTCTGCAATGGGCGGGGAGATGGAGCCGCTCACCCAACATCAAGGCCGGGATCTACGCCGTTCTGTTCGGGCTCGTCATGTTCATGGGCGGCTTCCCGTTGAATGCCTACGCCTCGTACGTGCGCGAGAAGAAGTACGGCTTCGCGAACCAGACGTTGCCGGCCTGGCTTCTCGATCGCGGCAAGGGGCTCCTCGTCGCCGTCGTCCTGCAGGCGATCTTCCTGACGATCCTCTACGCCGCAATCCGCCGCCTGGGGAGGCGCTGGTGGGTGGCGGGATCGATCCTGACGGTCCTGTTCGCGGTCCTGATGATCGCCATCGCGCCGGTGTTCATAGCGCCGCTGTTCAACAGGTTCGAGCCGCTCCAGGACGAGTCGTTGCGCGCCGACATCCTGGAGATGGCCCGCCGGGAGGGGATCCCCGCCCACGAGGTCTACCAGGTCGACGCCAGCCGCCAGTCCGGCCACACCAACGCCTACGTCGCCGGGATCCTCGGGACGCAGCGGATCGTCCTGTACGACACGCTCCTGACGCGGTTCGCTCCGCGGGAGATCAAGGCCGTGATGGGGCACGAGATGGGGCACTACGTGCTGAACCACGTCTGGAAGACCGTGGCCTTCCTGGTCCCGTGGATCGTGGCGGGGTTCTTTCTGGTGGACCGGGTGTCACGCCGCGTCATCGAGCGCCGGCCGGCGCTCGGCATCCCGGACCTGTCCGAGCCGTCCTCGCTGCCCTTGCTCTGCCTGGTCCTGTCGATGCTTCTCTTCTTCGCCGGCCCCGCCATCGCCACCTTCAGCCGGGCGCAGGAGCGTCAGGCCGATCTGTTCGGGCTGGAGGTGACGCGCGACCCTGCGGCCGCCGCCTCGGTGTTTCTCAAGTTCGGCCGGCTCGACCTGGACGAGTACCACGTCCACCCCGTCGTCGAGACACTCCTCTACAGCCACCCGAGTCTCGCCCACCGCATCCGCGACGCGCAGGACTACGCCCGGCGCAACGGGATCCCGGATCGGTAG
- a CDS encoding DUF885 domain-containing protein → MKRQIATLIDEILRFGWRVSPSYATAVGIHDHDDRLIDCSPEALHDRLRATAAYRRDLERLRDAPDSLDPDEALDLTILSGSLEVEERQLEEARPAHRDPAFYLDEILYGVYYLAEREFAPVPDRARAASRRLLEVPRLLRQARENLSDPAVIPREWVGAALQQAQGGLAFLAHLSRDLAARAGAAATELDKACVEASGALDEFSEFLRGRLLSVARGDFASGRGLFELLLRAQHGIAPDTAALVEFGRRLAADTETRLAEAARAVDTRRPWQDLVGEWKADHPSREHLVEEYRREVGRARDFILARGLATLPDGETLRVVETPSFQRSVTPFAAYVAPAPFEAGREGVLWVTPPDDGSPPEARARMLEDHMRPAIPATVAHEAYPGHHLQLSVACGLTSKVRRSCATPVLVEGWAFYCEELMAEQSYYEDVRCRVLQLKDVLWRASRVVIDVGLHTGGMSVDQAAAVLTEVARLDPQNARAEVLRYTRMPTQPMSYAVGRQAILDLRETIRRRRGGAFDLKRFHDELLSYGSIPIALIRDRMLADSSGPPPAGPSR, encoded by the coding sequence GTGAAACGACAGATCGCGACCCTGATCGACGAGATCCTCCGCTTCGGCTGGCGCGTGAGCCCGTCGTACGCCACAGCCGTCGGGATCCACGACCACGACGACCGTCTGATCGACTGCAGCCCCGAGGCGCTCCACGATCGCCTCCGGGCCACGGCGGCCTACCGTCGCGACCTGGAGCGGCTTCGCGATGCGCCGGACAGTCTGGATCCCGACGAGGCGCTCGACCTGACGATCCTCTCCGGCTCCCTGGAAGTCGAAGAGCGCCAGCTCGAGGAAGCCCGGCCGGCGCACCGCGACCCGGCGTTCTACCTCGATGAGATCCTGTACGGCGTCTATTACCTGGCGGAGCGCGAGTTCGCCCCGGTCCCGGACAGGGCGCGCGCCGCCTCGAGGCGTCTTCTGGAGGTGCCGCGCCTCCTCCGCCAGGCGAGGGAGAATCTCTCCGATCCCGCCGTCATCCCGCGGGAGTGGGTCGGCGCGGCCCTGCAGCAGGCCCAGGGCGGCCTGGCGTTCCTCGCTCATCTCAGCCGCGATCTGGCGGCGCGCGCCGGGGCCGCCGCGACGGAGCTCGACAAGGCCTGCGTCGAGGCGTCCGGGGCCCTGGACGAGTTCTCGGAGTTCCTGCGCGGACGCCTTTTGAGCGTGGCGCGGGGAGACTTCGCGTCGGGCCGGGGCCTGTTCGAGCTGCTGCTGCGCGCGCAGCACGGAATCGCGCCCGACACGGCCGCCCTGGTCGAGTTCGGCCGGCGCCTCGCGGCCGACACCGAGACGCGTCTCGCGGAGGCGGCGCGGGCGGTCGACACGCGTCGTCCGTGGCAGGACCTGGTCGGGGAGTGGAAGGCCGACCACCCGAGCCGGGAGCATCTGGTCGAGGAGTACCGGCGCGAAGTGGGGCGCGCGCGGGATTTCATCCTGGCGCGCGGTCTGGCGACCCTGCCGGATGGAGAGACCCTGCGTGTCGTGGAGACGCCATCCTTCCAGAGGAGCGTGACCCCCTTCGCGGCCTACGTGGCGCCGGCGCCGTTCGAAGCGGGGCGTGAGGGCGTCCTGTGGGTGACGCCGCCGGACGACGGCTCCCCGCCGGAGGCGCGCGCGCGCATGCTGGAGGACCACATGCGCCCGGCCATCCCGGCGACCGTCGCGCACGAGGCCTACCCGGGTCACCACCTGCAATTATCGGTCGCCTGCGGTCTCACCTCGAAGGTGCGCCGGTCCTGCGCGACGCCCGTCCTGGTCGAGGGCTGGGCGTTCTACTGCGAGGAGCTCATGGCGGAACAGTCGTACTACGAGGATGTCCGCTGTCGGGTGCTGCAGCTCAAGGACGTCCTCTGGCGCGCCAGCCGCGTCGTCATCGACGTCGGCCTCCACACCGGGGGCATGAGCGTGGACCAGGCGGCCGCGGTGCTGACCGAGGTGGCGCGCCTCGATCCGCAGAACGCGCGGGCCGAGGTCCTGCGTTACACCCGGATGCCCACCCAGCCGATGTCCTACGCGGTCGGGAGGCAGGCGATTCTCGACCTGCGCGAGACGATCAGACGAAGACGCGGCGGTGCGTTCGACCTGAAGCGCTTCCACGACGAGCTCCTGTCGTACGGATCGATCCCGATCGCTCTCATCCGGGACCGCATGCTGGCCGATTCGTCCGGCCCGCCGCCTGCCGGACCGTCCCGATGA
- the purD gene encoding phosphoribosylamine--glycine ligase, whose product MKVLVVGNGAREHALCWKLRGSPSVKELYCAPGNVGMAKLADRVPIDPSSIVELADFAEKIRIDLTLVGPELPLALGIVDEFQKRDLAIFGATQAAAEIESSKVFAKEFMKTHKIPTGRFDVSVSAGETRALLKKRKNGYPVVLKADGLAGGKGVILARDKKEAEQAIEILQVERRFGVAGDRIVVEEFLEGHEASFFALSDGQRVLPLVTCQDYKRLLEGDAGPNTGGMGGYSPSVHIDADTFKQVMDDVLVPTVAGLAEAGRPYCGILYVGLMLTKSGPRVLEYNARFGDPEAELIAVRMKSDIVPILQATLAGRLEEVTIEWLKARSVCAVMAARGYPEKPESGRPITGVDSAAALDGVEVFHAGTAVKDGKFVTAGGRVLTVTAVGATFAQARDRCYAAASAIQFDGKQLRADIAQDALEGQSG is encoded by the coding sequence ATGAAGGTCCTCGTCGTCGGAAATGGCGCCCGCGAGCACGCCCTCTGCTGGAAACTCCGCGGCAGCCCTTCGGTCAAGGAGCTGTATTGCGCTCCCGGCAACGTCGGCATGGCGAAGCTCGCCGACCGTGTCCCGATCGATCCGTCGTCCATCGTCGAGCTGGCGGACTTCGCGGAAAAGATCCGCATCGACCTGACCCTGGTGGGCCCGGAACTGCCGCTCGCCCTGGGCATCGTCGACGAGTTCCAGAAGCGCGACCTGGCGATCTTCGGCGCCACCCAGGCGGCCGCGGAGATCGAATCGAGCAAGGTGTTCGCCAAGGAGTTCATGAAGACGCACAAGATCCCCACCGGCCGCTTCGACGTCTCCGTCTCGGCCGGCGAGACCCGCGCCCTCCTGAAGAAGCGGAAGAACGGCTATCCGGTCGTCCTGAAGGCGGACGGGCTGGCCGGAGGCAAGGGCGTGATCCTGGCGCGGGACAAAAAGGAGGCGGAGCAGGCGATCGAGATCCTGCAGGTCGAGCGCCGGTTCGGCGTCGCCGGCGATCGCATCGTGGTCGAGGAGTTCCTGGAGGGGCACGAGGCCTCCTTCTTCGCCCTGTCGGACGGGCAGCGCGTCCTGCCGCTGGTCACCTGCCAGGACTACAAGCGCCTCCTCGAGGGGGATGCCGGCCCGAACACGGGCGGCATGGGTGGGTATTCGCCGTCCGTGCACATCGACGCGGACACCTTCAAGCAGGTCATGGATGACGTCCTGGTGCCGACCGTGGCCGGGCTTGCCGAGGCGGGACGACCGTACTGCGGGATCCTCTATGTCGGGCTGATGCTGACGAAGTCCGGGCCGCGCGTCCTGGAGTACAACGCCCGGTTCGGAGATCCCGAAGCCGAGCTCATCGCGGTGCGCATGAAGAGCGACATCGTGCCGATCCTGCAGGCGACCCTGGCCGGCCGCCTCGAGGAGGTCACGATCGAGTGGCTGAAGGCGCGATCGGTGTGCGCGGTCATGGCGGCGCGCGGCTATCCCGAGAAGCCCGAGAGCGGCCGTCCGATCACCGGGGTCGACTCGGCCGCGGCCCTGGACGGGGTGGAGGTGTTCCACGCCGGCACCGCCGTGAAGGACGGCAAGTTCGTGACCGCCGGCGGACGGGTGCTCACCGTCACCGCAGTCGGCGCCACGTTCGCGCAGGCCCGCGACCGCTGCTACGCCGCCGCCTCGGCCATCCAGTTCGACGGCAAGCAGCTGCGCGCCGACATCGCGCAGGACGCTCTCGAGGGGCAGTCGGGCTGA
- a CDS encoding DEAD/DEAH box helicase, with the protein MRAPARLATSVSEKDPSPALSSFIERIRRSEKFGDDVVFGASVPAVDPSYALLSSPLPAALDLALHDLGILRLYSHQADAIDRVRSGEDVLTVTPTASGKSLVYLLPTLETVLKTPGARALYLFPYKALAQDQLQGIAELADAVARHGGVVPGANGLPGTGRPVVAAIYDGDTPDSRRRKIKADPPDILITNPDMLHLGILAHHHDWRLLFENLSYVVLDELHVYRGIFGSHLHHILKRLLRVAEHYGSRPRFIASSASIANPGGLGEALTGRRFAVVDRSGAPRAERHLLFLNPRGSPYTAATQLLAWSLDEGYRAIAFTKARKITELLHSWLLQGSPRHAPRVSAYRSGYLPEERREIERRLFSGSLQGVISTSALELGVDIGGLDVCLLVGYPGSVVSTWQRIGRVGREDRPSLTVLVGMPDALDQYFMTNPEELLKRGFEEVVFDPNNPIIARAHLLCAGAELPLEEPRDRQAYGPLFSLVQDLEREGALARDANGDRWFTLRRRPQRDISLRSIGATYTIVDEAADRVIGTIDAVRAFHETHAGAVYLHRGQQYLVRELLIEARRVRVVPVDVDYYTEVRGEKETEILQVLQEKRDRGIDARLGTIQVTEELTGYEKRRLFGRDRLGLFDLDLPPLTFETVGLWITLPDVVRDRVVASEGHFMGGIHALEHALISLFPLLAICDRGDIGGISYPLHPQIGRSAIFIYDGHPGGVGLAARGFEGIADLLGRTAALLRTCPCASGCPSCIQSPKCGNGNNPLDKRAALLIAEALLQDGPRPEEAPSGPPVTRRAPPAPGARRTQTPAPRAETPSGRAPLRLMGGGFEYEPLPTPARRGSGGAAPGQELTLFLDVETQKSAEEVGGWQNVADMKLALAVTYNAITSQFKTYAEKDVDRLLLDLVMADRVIGYNIDRFDMAVLKAYTQWNLARVRTFDMLADIYRKLGFRLKLGDLAGATLGVGKSSDGLQSLKWWKEGRVDLIEQYCRRDVEVTRDVFLFGTRNGYVLYRDRDDRQLRLPVDWK; encoded by the coding sequence GTGAGGGCGCCTGCGCGCCTCGCGACGTCCGTGAGCGAGAAGGATCCCTCCCCGGCCCTCTCCTCCTTCATCGAGAGGATCAGGCGGTCCGAAAAATTCGGCGACGACGTCGTCTTCGGCGCCTCTGTCCCGGCCGTGGACCCCTCGTACGCCCTCCTGTCCTCCCCCCTTCCCGCGGCGCTGGACCTGGCCCTTCACGACCTGGGGATCCTCAGGCTCTACAGCCACCAGGCCGACGCGATCGACAGGGTGCGGTCGGGGGAGGACGTCCTCACCGTCACTCCGACGGCCAGCGGCAAGAGCCTGGTCTACCTCCTGCCGACCCTCGAAACCGTCCTGAAGACGCCGGGGGCCCGGGCGCTCTACCTTTTCCCTTACAAGGCCCTGGCGCAGGACCAGCTGCAGGGGATCGCCGAGCTCGCGGATGCCGTGGCGCGCCACGGCGGCGTCGTTCCCGGCGCCAACGGGCTGCCGGGCACCGGTCGGCCGGTCGTGGCCGCGATCTACGACGGGGACACCCCCGACTCGCGACGCCGGAAGATCAAGGCCGATCCTCCGGACATCCTGATCACCAATCCCGACATGCTGCATCTCGGGATCCTGGCGCACCACCACGACTGGCGTCTTCTGTTCGAGAACCTGTCGTACGTGGTGTTGGACGAGCTGCACGTCTACCGGGGGATCTTCGGATCGCACCTGCATCACATCCTGAAGCGCCTGCTGCGCGTGGCGGAGCACTACGGAAGCCGGCCGCGTTTCATCGCGTCCTCCGCCAGCATCGCCAACCCGGGAGGGTTGGGCGAGGCGCTGACGGGTCGCCGGTTCGCCGTGGTGGATCGGAGCGGCGCGCCCCGGGCCGAGCGGCACCTCCTGTTCCTGAACCCGCGCGGCAGCCCGTACACCGCCGCGACGCAGCTGCTCGCCTGGTCGCTCGACGAGGGGTACCGCGCGATCGCCTTCACCAAGGCGCGCAAGATCACGGAGCTCCTGCATTCGTGGCTCCTGCAGGGATCGCCCCGCCACGCCCCGCGCGTGAGCGCCTACCGCTCCGGCTACCTCCCCGAGGAGCGCCGCGAGATCGAGCGCCGTCTGTTCTCGGGCTCGCTGCAGGGGGTCATCTCGACGAGCGCCCTCGAGCTGGGCGTGGACATCGGCGGTCTCGACGTGTGCCTGCTCGTCGGGTACCCGGGAAGCGTGGTCTCCACCTGGCAGCGGATCGGCCGCGTCGGACGGGAGGACCGCCCGTCCCTGACCGTGCTCGTCGGCATGCCGGACGCGCTCGACCAGTACTTCATGACGAATCCGGAGGAGCTTCTGAAGCGCGGTTTCGAGGAGGTCGTCTTCGACCCGAACAACCCGATCATCGCGCGGGCCCATCTGTTGTGCGCCGGCGCCGAGCTGCCCCTCGAGGAACCGCGCGACCGGCAGGCGTACGGGCCCCTGTTTTCCCTGGTGCAGGACCTCGAGCGCGAGGGCGCCCTGGCGCGCGACGCGAACGGCGATCGCTGGTTCACGCTGCGCCGCCGTCCGCAACGCGACATTTCGCTGCGGTCGATCGGCGCCACCTACACGATCGTCGACGAAGCGGCCGATCGCGTCATCGGCACCATCGACGCGGTGCGGGCGTTCCACGAGACGCACGCGGGGGCCGTCTACCTGCACCGCGGGCAGCAGTACCTGGTGCGCGAGCTCCTGATCGAGGCGCGTCGCGTCCGCGTCGTCCCCGTGGACGTCGACTACTACACCGAAGTGCGCGGCGAGAAGGAGACCGAGATCCTGCAGGTCCTGCAGGAGAAGCGGGATCGGGGGATCGACGCGCGCCTCGGGACGATCCAGGTCACCGAGGAGCTGACCGGGTACGAGAAACGGCGGCTGTTCGGGCGCGATCGGCTCGGACTGTTCGACCTCGACCTGCCGCCCCTGACCTTCGAGACGGTCGGTCTGTGGATCACGCTGCCCGACGTCGTGCGCGATCGGGTCGTCGCGAGCGAAGGCCACTTCATGGGCGGGATCCACGCCCTGGAGCACGCCCTGATCTCCCTTTTTCCGCTTCTGGCGATCTGCGACCGGGGCGACATCGGCGGGATCTCCTATCCGCTGCATCCCCAGATCGGACGCTCCGCCATCTTCATCTACGACGGACACCCGGGAGGGGTCGGACTCGCGGCCAGGGGGTTCGAGGGAATCGCCGACCTCCTCGGCCGGACCGCAGCGCTCCTGCGCACCTGTCCGTGCGCATCGGGCTGTCCGTCGTGCATCCAGTCCCCGAAGTGCGGCAACGGCAACAACCCGCTCGACAAGCGGGCGGCGCTTCTCATCGCCGAGGCCCTCCTGCAGGACGGCCCGCGGCCCGAGGAAGCGCCGTCCGGTCCGCCCGTCACGAGGCGGGCGCCCCCGGCACCCGGCGCCCGGCGCACGCAGACCCCGGCCCCGCGCGCGGAGACACCGTCCGGACGCGCGCCGCTGCGTCTCATGGGCGGAGGCTTCGAGTACGAGCCGCTCCCGACACCCGCGCGGCGCGGGTCGGGCGGGGCCGCTCCCGGACAGGAGCTGACGCTGTTCCTGGACGTCGAGACGCAGAAGAGCGCAGAAGAGGTCGGCGGCTGGCAGAACGTCGCCGACATGAAGCTGGCGCTGGCGGTCACCTACAACGCGATCACCTCGCAATTCAAGACCTACGCCGAGAAGGACGTCGACCGCCTGCTGCTCGACCTGGTGATGGCCGACCGCGTGATCGGCTACAACATCGACCGCTTCGACATGGCGGTTCTGAAGGCGTACACGCAATGGAACCTGGCGCGCGTCCGGACCTTCGACATGCTCGCCGACATCTACCGCAAGCTGGGTTTCCGCCTCAAGCTCGGCGATCTCGCCGGCGCGACCCTCGGCGTCGGCAAATCGTCCGACGGACTTCAGTCGCTGAAGTGGTGGAAGGAGGGGCGGGTCGATCTCATCGAACAGTACTGCCGGCGCGACGTCGAGGTGACGCGCGACGTGTTTCTCTTCGGGACGAGGAACGGCTACGTCCTGTATCGCGACCGGGACGACCGGCAGCTCAGGCTGCCCGTCGACTGGAAATAG
- a CDS encoding HU family DNA-binding protein encodes MTRTDLIEAIAQETGTDKQQAKTFLEGFTRLVEREMKNEGDVPLAGLGKFKVMKRQARVGRNPATGEPIQIPAKTVVKFTVAKALKDLIKK; translated from the coding sequence ATGACCCGGACGGACTTGATCGAAGCGATCGCGCAGGAGACCGGCACCGACAAGCAGCAGGCCAAGACGTTCCTCGAGGGATTCACGCGCCTGGTCGAGCGGGAGATGAAGAACGAGGGAGACGTGCCGCTCGCAGGCTTGGGAAAATTCAAGGTCATGAAACGCCAGGCCCGCGTCGGCCGCAACCCGGCGACCGGGGAACCGATCCAGATCCCCGCCAAGACGGTCGTGAAATTCACCGTCGCCAAGGCGCTCAAGGATCTCATCAAGAAGTAG